A section of the Gasterosteus aculeatus chromosome 10, fGasAcu3.hap1.1, whole genome shotgun sequence genome encodes:
- the LOC120826687 gene encoding CMP-N-acetylneuraminate-beta-galactosamide-alpha-2,3-sialyltransferase 1 has translation MFLPKQRKIRTFALLIGVITFTTFLFSYTFRDPSVDFFRHAFRLSDDFLSKGQCACPRCVAEAEDDPWFAERFNQSVHPLMTRENSVLSEETFKWWQWLQSERRPANFSEVVEELFRVIPDEVLYADAGPKRCRTCAVVGNSGNLKGAQYGALIDSFDFVVRMNQAPTTGFEEDVGAKTTHHLMYPESAKDLDNTTSLVLIPFKTLDLQWILSALTTGTIKHTYTRVPSRIKANKDKVLIYSPTFFKYVFDTWLEGHGRYPSTGFLSLMLAVHICDEVSVFGFGADQYGNWHHYWEENDLSGAFRHTGVHDGDHEYNVTLQLADKHKIKMFRGR, from the exons ATGTTTCTCCCCAAGCAGAGAAAAATCCGGACTTTTGCCCTGCTGATTGGCGTCATTACGTTCACAACGTTTCTGTTCAGTTACACCTTCAGGGACCCGTCGGTCGACTTCTTCAGGCACGCTTTCCGCCTCTCGGACGACTTCTTGTCCAAAGGACAATGTGCCTGTCCGCGGTGCGTGGCGGAGGCGGAGGACGACCCCTGGTTCGCCGAGCGCTTCAATCAGTCCGTGCACCCTCTGATGACGAGGGAGAACAGCGTCCTCTCCGAGGAAACCTTCAAATGGTGGCAG TGGCTGCAGTCAGAGAGGCGGCCGGCCAACTTCagcgaggtggtggaggagctgtTCCGAGTCATCCCCGACGAGGTGCTGTACGCCGACGCCGGCCCCAAGCGCTGCAGGACCTGCGCCGTGGTGGGGAACTCCGGGAACCTGAAGGGGGCCCAGTACGGCGCCCTGATCGACTCCTTCGATTTCGTCGTAAG AATGAACCAGGCGCCCACGACTGGTTTTGAGGAAGACGTGGGTGcaaaaacaacacatcatcTCATGTATCCAGAAAGTGCCAAAGACCTGGACAACACCACCAGCCTGGTGCTGATCCCCTTCAAGACTCTGGACCTGCAGTGGATCCTCAGTGCTCTGACCACGGGCACCATTAAACA CACATATACACGGGTACCATCCAGGATTAAGGCAAACAAAGATAAA GTGTTGATTTACAGTCCGACGTTTTTCAAATACGTCTTCGATACCTGGCTCGAAGGTCACGGGCGATATCCCTCCACCGGCTTCCTCAGCTTAATGCTGGCCGTCCACATATGCGATGAA GTCAGCGTGTTTGGATTCGGCGCGGACCAGTACGGAAACTGGCACCACTACTGGGAGGAGAACGATTTGTCCGGAGCGTTCCGTCACACGGGCGTCCACGACGGGGATCACGAATACAATGTCACGCTGCAGCTGGCGGACAAGCacaaaattaaaatgttcagaGGCAGATGA